A part of Micromonospora chersina genomic DNA contains:
- a CDS encoding glycoside hydrolase family 16 protein, with product MRSIRTLAAVALAAVGLTAALTTVTGTPAVAGPGAVTWSDDFTGPAGAAPDGSKWRYDTGGSGWGNNELQYYTNSTRNAALDGNGNLVITARKENPAGYSCWYGSCQYTSARLLTNGTFSQAYGRFEARIKIPRGQGLWPAFWMLGNDIATNPWPNSGEIDIMENVGKQPSTVYGTLHGPGYSGGNGLGGSTSLPNGQALADAFHTYAVDWAPDSITWYLDGVAYSRKTPADAGSNRWVFDHPFFMIMNVAVGGNWPGSPDGSTTFPQTMTVDYVRVQAWDNGGGGGTGGQIVGYGNKCVDVASANTANGTPVQLWTCNGTAAQRWTWNADGSVRALGKCLDVASGSTANGAKVQLWDCNGTGAQRWVFSAAGDIVNPQANKCLDATGASSADGTRLQIWDCTGAANQKWRR from the coding sequence GTGCGCAGCATCCGCACCCTCGCCGCCGTGGCCCTCGCGGCCGTGGGCCTCACGGCCGCGCTCACCACCGTCACCGGCACCCCCGCCGTGGCCGGGCCCGGCGCCGTGACCTGGTCCGACGACTTCACCGGCCCGGCCGGCGCGGCTCCCGACGGGAGCAAGTGGCGGTACGACACCGGCGGCAGCGGCTGGGGCAACAACGAGCTGCAGTACTACACCAACAGCACCCGCAACGCGGCCCTCGACGGCAACGGCAACCTGGTCATCACCGCCCGCAAGGAGAACCCCGCCGGCTACTCCTGCTGGTACGGCAGCTGCCAGTACACCTCGGCCCGGCTGCTCACCAACGGCACGTTCAGCCAGGCGTACGGCCGCTTCGAGGCGCGCATCAAGATCCCGCGCGGGCAGGGGCTCTGGCCCGCGTTCTGGATGCTCGGCAACGACATCGCCACCAACCCCTGGCCGAACAGCGGCGAGATCGACATCATGGAGAACGTCGGCAAGCAGCCGTCCACCGTGTACGGCACGCTGCACGGCCCCGGCTACTCCGGCGGCAACGGCCTGGGCGGCTCGACCTCGCTCCCGAACGGCCAGGCGCTCGCCGACGCCTTCCACACCTACGCCGTCGACTGGGCGCCCGACTCGATCACCTGGTACCTGGACGGCGTGGCGTACTCCCGCAAGACCCCGGCCGACGCGGGCAGCAACCGGTGGGTCTTCGACCACCCGTTCTTCATGATCATGAACGTCGCGGTCGGCGGCAACTGGCCCGGCTCGCCGGACGGCAGCACCACCTTCCCGCAGACCATGACGGTCGACTACGTCCGGGTCCAGGCCTGGGACAACGGCGGCGGCGGGGGCACCGGCGGGCAGATCGTCGGGTACGGCAACAAGTGCGTGGACGTGGCGAGCGCCAACACCGCCAACGGCACCCCGGTCCAGCTCTGGACCTGCAACGGCACCGCCGCCCAGCGGTGGACGTGGAACGCCGACGGCTCGGTCCGCGCGCTCGGCAAGTGCCTCGACGTGGCCAGCGGGTCCACGGCCAACGGGGCGAAGGTGCAGCTCTGGGACTGCAACGGCACCGGCGCCCAGCGGTGGGTGTTCAGCGCGGCCGGCGACATCGTGAACCCGCAGGCCAACAAGTGCCTGGACGCCACCGGTGCCAGCTCCGCCGACGGCACCCGCCTGCAGATCTGGGACTGCACCGGCGCGGCGAACCAGAAGTGGCGCCGCTGA
- a CDS encoding MFS transporter, whose amino-acid sequence MSRRWGPLAGLLTAHTVSLTGNMLTLIALPLYVLAETGSPAATGLAGAFATAPVVLGGAFGGVLVDRIGYRRASVLADLVSGVTVAAVPLLHATVGLPFPALLALVFVSGLLDTPGQTARTALLPEAAAAAGVPIERALGWLGATERGARLVGAPVAGLLVSALGALPVLAVDAATFAVSALVVTVLVPASLRPSADHDAPSAGYWRDLAAGLRFLAREPLLRAMVLLVLVTNLFDATKSNVLMPVVATRDLGGATAFGVLVGAMGGGALVGSLVFSAVGHRLPRRATFVTAFAVCGAPPFWALAAAPPLPVIAAVCVVSGLAAGAINPLIGAVELERIPATMRARVYGVIGAGAWAAMPVGALGAGLAADRFGTTTTLVAVGAGYLLVVLTPLLGGPWRDLRRPAPTEQPQPARSPTPAATAAE is encoded by the coding sequence GTGAGCCGCCGGTGGGGTCCCCTCGCCGGGCTGCTGACCGCGCACACGGTCTCGCTCACGGGCAACATGCTCACCCTGATCGCGCTGCCGCTCTACGTGCTGGCCGAGACCGGCTCCCCCGCCGCCACCGGGCTGGCCGGCGCGTTCGCCACCGCCCCGGTGGTGCTCGGCGGCGCCTTCGGCGGCGTGCTCGTCGACCGGATCGGCTACCGCCGGGCCAGCGTCCTGGCCGACCTGGTCTCCGGCGTGACGGTCGCCGCCGTACCGCTGCTGCACGCCACGGTGGGGTTGCCCTTCCCGGCGCTGCTCGCGCTGGTCTTCGTGAGCGGCCTGCTCGACACCCCGGGCCAGACCGCCCGCACCGCGCTGCTGCCCGAGGCGGCGGCCGCGGCCGGGGTGCCCATCGAGCGGGCGCTCGGCTGGTTGGGGGCCACCGAGCGCGGCGCCCGACTGGTCGGGGCGCCGGTGGCCGGCCTGCTCGTCAGCGCACTCGGCGCGCTGCCGGTGCTGGCCGTCGACGCGGCGACGTTCGCCGTCTCGGCGCTGGTGGTGACGGTGCTGGTGCCGGCGAGCCTGCGGCCGTCCGCCGACCACGACGCCCCCTCGGCCGGCTACTGGCGGGACCTCGCCGCCGGGCTGCGCTTCCTGGCCCGCGAGCCGCTGCTGCGCGCCATGGTGCTGCTCGTGCTGGTCACCAACCTCTTCGACGCGACAAAGAGCAACGTGCTGATGCCGGTGGTCGCCACGCGGGACCTCGGCGGGGCCACGGCCTTCGGCGTGCTGGTCGGCGCCATGGGCGGCGGCGCGCTGGTCGGCTCGCTGGTGTTCAGCGCCGTCGGGCACCGGCTGCCCCGCCGGGCCACCTTCGTCACCGCCTTCGCCGTCTGCGGCGCCCCGCCCTTCTGGGCGCTCGCCGCCGCCCCGCCGCTGCCGGTGATCGCCGCGGTCTGCGTGGTGTCCGGCCTCGCCGCCGGCGCGATCAACCCGCTCATCGGCGCGGTCGAGTTGGAGCGCATCCCGGCTACCATGCGGGCCCGGGTGTACGGGGTGATCGGCGCCGGCGCGTGGGCGGCCATGCCGGTCGGCGCGCTCGGCGCCGGGCTGGCCGCGGACCGCTTCGGCACCACCACGACCCTGGTCGCCGTCGGCGCCGGCTACCTGCTGGTGGTGCTCACCCCGCTGCTCGGCGGCCCGTGGCGGGACCTGCGCCGGCCCGCGCCGACGGAGCAGCCCCAACCGGCCCGGTCCCCCACACCCGCCGCCACCGCGGCGGAGTGA
- a CDS encoding winged helix-turn-helix domain-containing protein has protein sequence MADEPSTLHLTDPRAMRALAHPTRIRLLGELRIRGPQTVGMLSEIIDEAVGSVSYHLGKLAEHGFVREAPELARNRRERWWRAAHARTDWEPVDLLDDPERRLASDLLRRAVLQRYVARFEAYLDAEATLDPAWVRGTTSSDSFLHLTPDELVELRRELSELGARWQARSNPDRPDARTVTLIWQAYRGPQ, from the coding sequence ATGGCGGACGAGCCGAGCACCCTGCACCTGACCGACCCCCGCGCCATGCGGGCACTGGCCCACCCCACGCGGATCCGCCTCCTCGGTGAGCTGCGCATCCGGGGCCCGCAGACCGTGGGCATGCTCAGCGAGATCATCGACGAGGCGGTCGGCTCGGTCAGCTACCACCTGGGCAAGCTGGCCGAGCACGGGTTCGTCCGGGAGGCCCCCGAGCTGGCCCGCAACCGTCGGGAGCGGTGGTGGCGGGCCGCGCACGCGCGCACCGACTGGGAACCGGTGGACCTGCTCGACGACCCGGAGCGGCGGCTCGCCTCCGACCTCCTGCGCCGGGCCGTTCTCCAGCGCTACGTGGCACGGTTCGAGGCCTACCTGGACGCCGAGGCGACCCTCGACCCGGCGTGGGTCCGCGGCACCACCAGCAGCGACAGCTTCCTGCACCTCACCCCCGACGAGCTGGTGGAGCTGCGCCGCGAGTTGTCCGAGCTGGGCGCCCGCTGGCAGGCGCGCAGCAACCCCGACCGGCCGGACGCGCGGACCGTCACGCTGATCTGGCAGGCGTACCGGGGGCCGCAGTGA
- a CDS encoding glycoside hydrolase family 3 N-terminal domain-containing protein — protein MRLPRPVTLAAAGALVVALLPALPAAAADPRTVTVTAGQSVYAATEGTRVRVDVAVSTSDGRPLAAPVTVRWATGAGTATPGVDYTAVSGTLTFPAGTASGATRPVEVAVRADGTAETAETVPLTVTADGATVAARPTVVVAAHGLPYLDPRLPVRRRVADLLGRMTLAEKIGQMTQAERAAVADDPTAVARWQLGSVLSGGGSTPASNTPAAWVEMVNGLQAQALSTRLQIPLIYGIDAVHGHGNVVGATVFPHNVGLGATRDPKLVERVGHATAAEVRATGIPWNFAPCLCVSRDERWGRSYESFGEDPALVVSMETVIDGLQGRPGRLDDSDRVLATAKHYAGDGDTDYDEAVAAANEGKPWWEQKYPIDQGVTVTDREHFARVDLAPYLPAVRAHKVGSVMPSFSSVDWTEDGLGNPTKMHAHRELITDVLKGRLGFDGFLISDWEGIHQIPDPAEPTNGGLTAYKVRVGVNAGTDMFMEPYNAEQFEQLLLAEVTAGRVPAARIDDAVRRILAKKFELGLFERPYASADNVDQVGSAAHRAIGREAVAKSQVLLKNNGRALPLRRDAALYVAGRNADDLGNQAGGWTVTWQGVSGADAVPGTSILDGIRQVAPGARVTYSADASAPTDGADVGVVVVGETPYAEGYGDVGGPECGWCSPPQQEEKSLRLQPADRAVVDKVCAALPTCVVLVVSGRPQVLTDQLGEIDALVASWLPGSEGAGVADVLFGRRPFTGRLPVSWPRDEAQVPVNVGDADYRPLFPFGWGLRTDPGRDRLAAVSADRPQVRAALASAGWNADGSLRDASRVLDRLGRQLGADRRDAALVEAILGVARDAAQAAVVRGSAPANWAALIADADHAQLTGDPVRAFTLLARVAA, from the coding sequence ATGAGACTGCCCAGACCTGTGACACTCGCCGCGGCGGGCGCGCTCGTGGTGGCCCTGCTGCCGGCCCTGCCCGCCGCGGCCGCCGACCCCCGCACGGTCACCGTCACCGCCGGCCAGTCGGTGTACGCGGCGACCGAGGGGACCCGGGTGAGGGTGGACGTCGCGGTGTCCACCTCCGACGGTCGGCCCCTGGCGGCCCCGGTCACCGTGCGCTGGGCCACCGGCGCCGGCACCGCGACCCCCGGCGTCGACTACACCGCCGTCTCCGGCACGCTCACCTTCCCGGCGGGCACCGCGTCCGGCGCCACCCGCCCGGTCGAGGTCGCCGTGCGCGCGGACGGCACGGCGGAGACCGCCGAGACCGTGCCGCTGACCGTCACGGCCGACGGGGCCACCGTCGCGGCCCGGCCCACCGTGGTGGTCGCCGCGCACGGCCTGCCGTACCTCGATCCCCGGCTGCCGGTGCGGCGACGCGTCGCCGACCTGCTGGGCCGGATGACCCTGGCCGAGAAGATCGGCCAGATGACGCAGGCCGAGCGGGCTGCGGTCGCCGACGACCCGACCGCCGTCGCCCGCTGGCAGCTCGGTTCGGTGCTCTCCGGCGGCGGCTCCACCCCGGCCAGCAACACCCCGGCGGCCTGGGTCGAGATGGTCAACGGCCTCCAGGCGCAGGCGCTCAGCACGCGCCTCCAGATCCCGCTGATCTACGGTATCGACGCCGTGCACGGCCACGGCAACGTCGTCGGCGCCACCGTCTTCCCGCACAATGTCGGGCTCGGCGCCACCCGCGACCCGAAGCTTGTCGAGCGGGTCGGGCACGCCACCGCCGCCGAGGTACGCGCCACCGGCATCCCGTGGAACTTCGCGCCCTGCCTCTGCGTCTCCCGCGACGAGCGGTGGGGCCGCAGCTACGAGAGCTTCGGGGAGGACCCTGCGCTCGTGGTGTCGATGGAGACCGTCATCGACGGCCTTCAGGGCCGGCCCGGCCGGCTCGACGACAGCGACCGCGTGCTCGCCACCGCCAAGCACTACGCCGGCGACGGCGACACCGACTACGACGAGGCCGTCGCCGCCGCGAACGAGGGCAAGCCCTGGTGGGAGCAGAAGTACCCGATCGACCAGGGGGTCACGGTCACCGACCGGGAGCACTTCGCCCGGGTCGACCTCGCCCCCTACCTGCCGGCCGTGCGGGCCCACAAGGTGGGCAGCGTGATGCCCTCCTTCTCCAGCGTGGACTGGACCGAGGACGGGCTCGGCAACCCGACCAAGATGCACGCCCACCGCGAGCTGATCACCGACGTGCTCAAGGGCCGGCTGGGCTTCGACGGCTTCCTGATCTCCGACTGGGAGGGCATCCACCAGATCCCCGACCCGGCCGAGCCGACCAACGGCGGGCTGACCGCGTACAAGGTCCGGGTCGGGGTCAACGCCGGCACCGACATGTTCATGGAGCCGTACAACGCCGAGCAGTTCGAGCAGCTGCTGCTGGCCGAGGTGACCGCCGGACGGGTGCCCGCGGCGCGGATCGACGACGCGGTGCGGCGGATCCTCGCCAAGAAGTTCGAGCTGGGCCTCTTCGAGCGCCCGTACGCCTCGGCCGACAACGTCGACCAGGTCGGCAGCGCGGCACACCGGGCGATCGGCCGCGAGGCGGTCGCGAAGTCCCAGGTGCTGCTGAAGAACAATGGGCGGGCCCTGCCGCTGCGCCGGGACGCCGCGCTCTACGTGGCCGGCCGCAACGCCGACGACCTCGGCAACCAGGCCGGCGGCTGGACGGTCACCTGGCAGGGCGTCTCCGGCGCCGACGCGGTCCCCGGCACCTCCATCCTGGACGGCATCCGTCAGGTCGCCCCGGGCGCCCGGGTCACGTACAGCGCCGACGCCTCGGCACCCACCGACGGCGCCGACGTCGGCGTGGTGGTGGTCGGCGAGACCCCGTACGCGGAGGGCTACGGCGACGTCGGCGGCCCCGAGTGCGGCTGGTGCAGCCCGCCGCAGCAGGAGGAGAAGTCGCTGCGGCTCCAGCCCGCCGACCGGGCGGTCGTCGACAAGGTGTGCGCGGCGCTGCCGACCTGCGTGGTGCTGGTGGTCTCCGGCCGCCCTCAGGTGCTCACCGACCAGCTCGGCGAGATCGACGCCCTGGTGGCCTCCTGGCTGCCCGGCAGCGAGGGCGCCGGCGTGGCCGACGTGCTCTTCGGCCGCCGTCCGTTCACCGGCCGGCTGCCGGTGAGCTGGCCGCGGGACGAGGCGCAGGTGCCGGTCAACGTGGGTGACGCCGACTACCGGCCGCTGTTCCCGTTCGGCTGGGGCCTGCGCACCGACCCGGGTCGGGACCGGCTGGCCGCGGTCTCGGCCGACCGCCCGCAGGTGCGGGCCGCGCTCGCCTCGGCCGGGTGGAACGCGGACGGCTCGCTGCGCGACGCCTCCCGGGTGCTGGACCGGCTCGGGCGGCAGCTCGGCGCCGACCGCCGGGACGCCGCGCTGGTCGAGGCGATCCTCGGGGTGGCCCGGGACGCCGCCCAGGCCGCCGTGGTGCGGGGGAGCGCGCCTGCGAACTGGGCGGCCCTGATCGCCGACGCCGACCACGCCCAGCTCACCGGCGACCCGGTCCGCGCGTTCACGCTGCTCGCCCGCGTCGCCGCCTGA